AGGGCGTCTTCTCGTGGCTCCTGCTGATCCCCGGCGTCCTCTTCCTGCTCGCGTTCGTTGCCTACCCGTTCTTCTACGGGATCTATCTGAGCCTGCAGGCCCGCCGGGTGTCCCAGCCCGGCACCTTCGTGGGCCTCGCGAACTTCGTCGCCCTCTCCCAGGATCCGGTGTTCTGGCAGGTGGCGAGCAACACGTTCGTCTACACGGTCGTCACGACCATCTTCAAGGCGGCGGGCGGCCTCGCCATGGCCCTCGTGATGAACCAGCGCTTCCGCGGCCGGAACCTCGCTCGCGCGTTCCTCCTGCTGCCCTTCATCGTCCCCACCATCCTCAGCACGGTGGCGTGGATGTGGATCCTCGATCCGACCTTCAGCGTGGTGAACTGGTCGCTCCTCCACTCGGGCCTCATCACCAACAACTTCTCGTGGCTCGGCAACAAGCACCTCGCCATGGTGTCGATAATCGCGGTGAACGTGTGGCGCGGCGTGCCCTTCTACGGCATCACGCTGCTGGCCGGGCTCCAGACCATCTCGCCCGATCTCTACGAGGCGGCGGCCATCGACGGCGCCACCACCCGGCAGCGCTTCTGGCACATCACGGTGCCGGTGATCAAGCCGGTGCTCATCATCGTGACGATGTTCTCGGTGATCTTCACCTTCTCCGACTTCCAGCTCGTGTACGCCCTCACGCACGGCGGCCCCGCCAACGCCACCCACCTCTTCGCGACGTACGCCTTCGACGTGGGGATGAGCGCGGGCCAGCTCGGCTCGGGCGCGGCGGTGGCCCTGTCCATGCTGCCCGCGCTGGCTCTCCTCATCGTGGGACTGACGCTCTACCTGAGGCGCGAGTGATGGTCGGGGGTAAGAGCTTCGGCGCGCGCACGCTCAAGATCTACGTGCCGCTGGGCGTCTGCATGGTCGCGATGCTGTTTCCGTTCTACTGGATGGCCATCACGTCCATCAAGCCGAACCGGGAGCTCTACAACGCGAAGATCATGCCGCTGATCGTGC
This sequence is a window from Candidatus Methylomirabilota bacterium. Protein-coding genes within it:
- a CDS encoding sugar ABC transporter permease; the protein is MAVGPASLARPAPAADRPLTLRGFVEREGVFSWLLLIPGVLFLLAFVAYPFFYGIYLSLQARRVSQPGTFVGLANFVALSQDPVFWQVASNTFVYTVVTTIFKAAGGLAMALVMNQRFRGRNLARAFLLLPFIVPTILSTVAWMWILDPTFSVVNWSLLHSGLITNNFSWLGNKHLAMVSIIAVNVWRGVPFYGITLLAGLQTISPDLYEAAAIDGATTRQRFWHITVPVIKPVLIIVTMFSVIFTFSDFQLVYALTHGGPANATHLFATYAFDVGMSAGQLGSGAAVALSMLPALALLIVGLTLYLRRE